From Octopus sinensis linkage group LG14, ASM634580v1, whole genome shotgun sequence:
ATGGCAGCAAGctcacagaatcgttagtacattgggcaaaatgcttagcagcagttgGTCTTCTTTATAATCAGAATTCAAATTCTTCcagtgttgactttgcctttcatccttttgggataaaataagtaccagttgaggactgggagCTGAATGCTATCGACttatccctcccctaaaattgctgaccttgtgccaaaatttgaaaccagtattcctGAAGAGTCAAATCTAATACTTGTTTGTTAGAAGGTTCTCTTATACATATAACTTCTAACTGTTTCTACCCCTTTTGTATATTGGTAGATTCTGTTACCACAGTACTCCAAAGACCTGAAGAATGCATTTATTGCTTTCAAAACATATATCCAAtccttttcttttaattcacttttattttttaatttggcaTCCAtgcatactgaaatatatatttatatttttaagtgcaaactcacacaaacataaacacacacacacacacacacacacacacacaacacacacacacaacgatataCATCAAATACATAATGTATTTGCACTTCAAGATAATTTCTTCTTTCCCCCCTaactataaatattttcctttatggAAAGAAGAAAATTCACCTAATATAATAACCCTGTTTAGCAATAACAGGAATGACATTTACCAAAGGCAAGCAGGCAgcaagatagaaaaagaaaagagaaaagaatgctTACTACTGTAATATAatcaagaattttattttatttttgtttcggtATGTTTTTTTTCCCCATGTTTTTAGTGATGGGACACTTGTGATTTATAGCTTGTTGCATTCTTGATTAGTTTCACTATCAGCACTAACACTTGTGGGCAGGTATTTCTCAGTTGCCCAAAAAGATACTTCGTAACTTATGTTTAGTTTGCTTGCTTTCAGGTAAAAAGAAACAGCAGTTTAATGTTTGTCTACTCACTAAGTGCATTAACCTAAAGAACTGTAAAGCAATCTCTTGTGAGACATTACCACATAGCTCTCACTTCAATATATCCATAAAATATTATTCAGAGATTATCTAAAAAGTATTCCTTTTCCAAGCATCCTGGctcataaaaaataaagtaaaataaaacaggaaaaaaacctGCTTTTTAatctagaaaaatattattttgggatggtcatattCTTGCCAAGGACACACACCATGtacttggtcttcacttcagctttattattataactattttaGTGTTCTTTGTCTAAGCTCTTTCATTACACATCATCCTGTGACTTCTTCAATAACTTTTtatcccatgtgtctcctcttgttctgtttagtccattattTCAATTCATCTGTTTATAAGTTGTGTAATAACTTATAATCCTTTGGTTTGTGGAGGCACCAGTGAAGACTTCTTTTGGTGTGTGAAATATCTAGTAGTATGTCTACTTGATGGAGCCAGCTTGATGGAGCCCATCTTTAGTGAAACTGCCCACAGAGTTAAACTCATAATTAAAAACTAAGGAAACTCTTGTCAAATTTGCTTTGCTTCCACTGAGGTTTCAGACAGAATGCTTTCTATCTAGTGGCACCTGTTTGCATCTCAGTGAACTGGACCATTTGTGGATTAGATATTTTGACTAGTAGCAGGGTACCATCTACTGACCCTTTAGTTGGTGGTTAAGTAATCACATAAAGACTCCCTCTTTTGCTTCTCATTCATAAATTAAGAAGACTGTTTGCTGAATCACAATGAACTTTTAGGCCAGTGGTCAGTTTTAGCTTCAAAAGCATCAATTGCTATGCAAATATTTCTCCTGTTGGAGAAAATTACAAATACTCCAGTCTTGAAGCAGTACAAAAaagcaaacagaaagaaaaaaaatgttaacagagaaaaaaatataaataagcaaaaacaaataaactaataTCAAATTGAACTCATGAGGGAACCCCTACATGATTGATTGCTCTGCAAGACATAGAGGCCAAGTAATCCCCCTCAAAGCACAACTTACTATCTAAAATGAAGACAGATACATTGGAAAATTAAGTTCTTGATATACAAAATAATGGATTAATGAAGgcaaaaacaatttttataattctattgGGTCAGTGCTAACCTGAAATTATGCAACAACTAAAAtgtaatcatcaacatcaccaatcATTTAAcattccatttttccatgcttgcatgtgtcagatggagtttatttgaGGCACATTTTATATGGCCCAATGCCCTTCTGTTTTCCAACTCTGTCCTGATTacaaggaaggtaatatttccccatggccagatgtGATCTTGCAAAGTATTTGAAATGAATTGTTACAATTTGTACGACAGTaacaatcattttacaactatcacatcaTGTGTAGACAAGGAAacacagatacacgtatatacatatatatttatatatacatatataggcacaggcatggctgtgtgttgagaaacttgcttcccaatcacatgattccaagttcagtcccactgggtgacaccctgggcaagtgtcttctaaataCTGCCTCAGGTCacccaaagcctggtgagtggatttggttgagagaaactgaaagaagcccattgtatatgtgtgtgtggtggggggttcTCCTCTTCatcttgacaaatggtgttggtgtgtttatgtccctgtaactcagttgtttgacaaaaaagactgatagaataagtaccatttaaaaaaaatgaagtattagtgttgattcattcaactaaaagttcttcaaggcagtgccccaacatgtctaatgatttaaacaagtaaaaaataaaagatatatatatagatatatatatatatacatatataagagaaaagaggaatttcgattatccccacatggtgagttgtaatgtatataagaaattaaaaaaggaaaatacacacacttacatagttttaatataattttaaaaacttataataaaactatgtaagtgtgcatattttcttttttaaatttcttatatacatcatcatcatcatcatcatcgtttaacgtccgttttccacgctagcacgagttggacggttcgaccggggtctggaaagccaagggctgctccaggctccagtctgactggcagagtttctacggctggatgcccttcctaacgccaaccactctgcgagtgtagtgggtgtatatatatatacactcacacgcacacacacacacatacacaaacacacacacacacacaatgggcttctttcagcttttgtctaccaaatccactcacaaggctttgatcagcccagggcaatagtagaagacacttacccaaggtgtcacagagtgggactgaactaaaaACCATACAGTTGGGTAGCAAACTTGTTGCCagacagtcacacctgcacctaatgaaaaagaaaataaacaaagaaagtgTTTCCCTGTCTCTCCTGGTGTAAAAAAATTACCGgctccttgaatttttttttcagggTTCAAACAACGAGACTAACTTTTTGACTTTATCAACAACACCAAGAAAAATATTACTCATTTTAGGCAGATGATAAAAATATGTTAACATAGGATGTTGGGACAGATAAAAATTAATGATGCATGTGGAGATTTATTGATAGATCATGCTCCAGGTGGATGCTATCTGGAAATAAGAAACTTGAAACTCCTGCAAAAACtggttatcattttttaaaatacttttgtaaAGCACTTgtaggcttatatatatgtatgtgtgtggatatgtattgcagtttaaatatatgcatacatactaactCATATGTGCTTATGACTGAGCTTATgactaaatgtacacacacattcatatgtgtgtgcgtatatatatatataatcaaaataagcaacaagaataactccggtaattttgtacgatcgtttcgcactacatcattttattaaatgttgtaagtattacaacagttttaaaatgatgatcactcatcagccattaatagaggttttccattaatacataattttcatatcaaatggtaacattatagagaaggtagatatataatgtctatatatctaccttctctataatgttaccacttgttatgaaaattatgtattaatggaaaacctctattaatggctgatgagtgatcagcattttaaaactgttgtaatacttacaacatttaataaaataatgtagtgtgaaacaatcgtaccaaattaccggagttattcttgttgttgttttttattataatcaccccatggatttatatggataacaccatggTGCATCTAacctaagtaccatattcatttgaatctaaattttgctgaatatatatatatatatatatacacacacacactcagatatacatatatatatatatatatatatgtgtgtgtgtgtgtgtgtgtatacacacacacttatatttgtccatacatatctatctatatacagatatatacacacagacatacatatattatatttatacttatagaatacatctgaagaatgttatttatacttatattttccttggataatggaactgcaactataacatcttcatacatttttatttttatttctatattcaaaTTCCTATTTCCCTATGTACTtcttatttgtttccttttccaaaataactcctcatattgaactctaatatctccctctatttaaccatttcACATTGCCTCTGATAAAAGGGATGTCCCTAatatcacagaaacagctgtaagactaactttctctttataaatatcttgaaaattcCATACAACCTTGGCtttattgtctcattttatttaacacacacacacacacacacatatattaatgagGAAGGCCAGTTTATGTGATTACTCtgggtttcccatccataaagggtttagctttatggtgtttcatcagaccccaaaacctgttggcctatgcactcaaatacacacacacacagataattacacacatatatgttatatatattgttgatgtcataagaatttataaactgtcaagagaacatgaaataattctttggaTCTCTATAAACAATACCTTAAAAAATTTGGGGTTGAAAAACCCTTTAGATAGTAAAAATCAAATGCTTCCAATGAATTCAAACCCACATTTCCTGTAGACATGACATATTTAAAAAAGCTTTTAGAGAGATTTCCTGATACAGTTCAACTATTCataaaaagattttcttaaatcAAAAGTTATTAGTTATATAAAACACAATCTTTGGGAAGGGAGTTTTTGTATTCTGTAAGCAgttttattgtttacagtttttcAAATGTGCTATGGGTAATCTATATAGAGGAAATTGTTTTTAGTAGGAGTTTTGACTATTTCTAGTTTAGTTTGggatttagaattcttataaagCATCCTTTTGCCTTTCAGAGttggtaattttcttttattttgaattttccatttgtacaaatgtctaaatgaaatatttataagagATAAATCTTAAATTTGTTGCTTATGTACCCTAACCCAATCTATTAATTTATATCTTGTTTGGCCAACGTAATTTTCATCAAATTATGAGCATGTGCTGCAGCAAATGaggttttttttatcttgcaattcatattctctctctctctcacacacacacacaaacacgcatgcacactctctctgtcacacacatttTTCACTGACCACTTCACAACCTCCCTACCAGGAATACTTTCCCTATATTCACACTCTGCTCTCCTCCACTACCTCTCTTATCCCCTCCAATCTCTCTTTTCTGCCCTGCTCTTGTTACACTCACAATTCCTTCACCTTCTGTGACTTTTTTTAtctcatattttcttcttctGCTAATCGAAGACTTTCTCATCTCTTGAACTTTGGCCCTCCTCCTACAACTCTGCACTTCATTTTCTTCAAGTCTTGCCCATCCATCTTTCACCTCTCtccttcatattttctttcttatattttcctGTGTAAtttgggattgaactcagaaccagttcattgcaaagcaaacttttaaACCTCACTGCCATGCTAGCATCTTTATGtaaagtaatttcttttcttttcttcccttgttTCAGTTCAAATAAAGACGGCACTACAGTACTTCACAGAGCTGCGCAAAAAAATCATgtggaaattttgaaatatcttttagGAAGAGGTGCAGAACTCAATTGCAAGGACAAAGATGGTTATACTCCTGGagatctggccaaaatattaGCCAACAAGGAATGTTCAAGGTAAGACAACAAGACAGCATTAGTTTTGGCTATTATATTGGtccattattttataaatttagtcCATGATATAACTAAAGTGTGATAGAAATACAGACGATAAACTGTTTGAaagtgaaaattattattttccagTTGTTGTCCCTTGTTAGAAACTcatataataatcatttcttttgACTAGAAAGAAAACCAATTATCATAGGGAAGGGTGAAAGTGAGTTGGATAATTCTCAAAATacaactgatactcattttaaaacaaactccaGAAGGCAACTTTGAATGCAGAGGGAATTTGATATCAAAATGCTTAAGGATGACATTTCTGCCAGCCCAGTTTCCTATACTAAGTACAGTAATGATATATTTTAACATAGTATAAAGCCAATTCTATGTTGGAGTGAGGATATAATCATCAGTTCATATAACTGATACTgaaaccatttttttaaaaatttcattttatataattatttgaataaaacaTATGAGctgattttcactttttttttatcaaccaatTTATTATTCATCTAGCAACAATTAATTTCCTTCACCaactttaatttttcttaagacaAGTCAGCTAGAGCTATGTCCTTTACAATGGCTGATGTGTGGAAGtaaaatatttgcatatgtagAAAGTTAGTTTAGCTTTGGTTAacagttcagcaatagagaccaatagaataagtattagacttacaaagaataagttgtggggtcaatttcttcaactaaaagcaatgctccagcatagtcatagtcaaatgactgaaataagtaaaagaataagagaatatatcatctcatcatcatttgatgtccatgttccatgctagtatggattgAGTGGTTTGATAAGGATCCAATGAgtcaaggactgcatcatactacagtgtctgctttgatatgctttctatagctggatgcctttcctaacaccaaccactatacAGTATGTACTGGGTGTGTTTGTCATGCCACTGGGAAATATTAAGGTCACCATGTAGCTTGCAAGTCAACTAGCCCAGGGAGGGAGAATGTTGCCTCTGTATGTTAGATGGGGGTTAAGGTGTGAAGGAAGAAATTGGAGTAGAGCATattcttgttgtagaggagctacataGCAACTCGGATTTAGAAGAGAAagtgatatatgcatgtgtgtgtgtgtgtgtagggtatatatatataatataaacacacatatatatatattcttttatttgtttcagtcatttgacttcaggcatgctggagcattgcctttagtcaagcaaattgatcccaggacttattctttgtaatattctgttggtctcttttgctgaacctctaagttatgtggacataaacacaagtgatgttgaggggacaagcacagacacacaaacatgtgacgggcttctttcagtttccatccaccagatccactcacaacgctttggtcagcacaaggctatagtagaagacacctgcccaaggtgccacacagtgggactgaacccggaactatgtgacaCACATCACAACCCTCCTTTTGTTTCTTATAATCAGAATTGTTGAGATGATGAAGCTGCAttaattcttttttctcattttatgttagaaaataaattagataaatttCTATCTCATTTGCTAACTTACATCAGTAATTCATTTACAAAGCCAATTTTGAAACTATCACTATCATATCACGCATTTTCCCAAAACTTGAGGGGGTGGGGTTGCATGCAAGCTTGTATTGAATGGTTGGGTCTACAACATACGTTTCCAAATATCTCAGTTCTGTGTCACACCATTTGTAAGTCCTGTTTCATTTTGCACTTGCTCATTACCTTATCACATTTTCACATCTATCATGCTCTATTCATTTATAGTGtagttctctccctctctctttagaTATGTTAACAGTCACTTTATCTCTCAATGCATAAACTTACATtttctaaagaaatatataaaacaaatttgtttctaGGATTCTAGAAGCTGCAAAGTGGCATGAAAATAAGAAACATCTTGCTAAACAAATGAACCAACTCAGTATCATAAAATACCAGATTATTCATGGTCAAAGAaaatacactaatatatacaatgaaaaaGATCCTACATTGAATGAAACAGAAAGACAAAAATCAGAAAATGAAACTCAGACTAAACCCAGTAAAAAACCAATTAAGAAAACAGTGAAATATAGCAAATCAACTGTGAAAAAAAAGCGAAGTGCTCCAGCTTCATATAAATGGAATTATGAAAAATCTACAGAAAAAggagaatttcaaaaatacattCCTAATCTAAATGATGAATACCCAAGAGATTTCTATACACAAATGCCAAAAGTTCCTGGAGCCAATAAATATTATGATGGCAAACATAAAGATACATATGAAATACCTGAGAACTTACTTGAATATCTTGACATGGAATTTGAAGTACCTGACTTACCTCGTGAAATT
This genomic window contains:
- the LOC115219193 gene encoding delta-latroinsectotoxin-Lt1a-like, with the protein product MSLDDQFIAAAQGDVEWLKECLDRSIIQYDCDGFTPVHIAAFNGQLKCLKYLIEEYGCNVDVLSISDWTPLLAAVNDSNTQKSLDCLKYLLERGADISVSNKDGTTVLHRAAQKNHVEILKYLLGRGAELNCKDKDGYTPGDLAKILANKECSRILEAAKWHENKKHLAKQMNQLSIIKYQIIHGQRKYTNIYNEKDPTLNETERQKSENETQTKPSKKPIKKTVKYSKSTVKKKRSAPASYKWNYEKSTEKGEFQKYIPNLNDEYPRDFYTQMPKVPGANKYYDGKHKDTYEIPENLLEYLDMEFEVPDLPREIIAKALSRDPSLRDRPVVFNCKNVLDVETKLQQKDNKNLKHEVGLHLSNDCSSYSFINALQPETKMRLEESLGDKIIKTPLKKKSKTSPKQKNLFKSCLQI